A window of the Balaenoptera acutorostrata chromosome 13, mBalAcu1.1, whole genome shotgun sequence genome harbors these coding sequences:
- the LOC103009563 gene encoding 40S ribosomal protein S27-like, whose protein sequence is MPLAKDLLHPSPEEEKKKPKKRLVQSPSSYFMDVKCPGCYKITTIFSHAQTVVLCVGRSTVLCQPTEGKARLTEGCSFRWKQY, encoded by the coding sequence ATGCCTCTCGCAAAGGATCTCCTTCATCCCTCTccggaagaagagaagaagaaacccAAGAAGCGCCTGGTGCAGAGCCCCAGTTCCTATTTCATGGATGTGAAATGTCCAGGATGCTATAAAATCACCACCATCTTTAGCCATGCACAAACAGTAGTTTTGTGTGTTGGCCGCTCTACTGTCCTCTGCCAGCCTACAGAAGGAAAAGCAAGGCTTACAGAAGGATGCTCCTTTAGATGGAAGCAGTATTAA